In one Scomber japonicus isolate fScoJap1 chromosome 6, fScoJap1.pri, whole genome shotgun sequence genomic region, the following are encoded:
- the LOC128360721 gene encoding uncharacterized protein LOC128360721 — protein sequence MRVQVLDNGNVEEECDERTEASVNEEINVNLNEVVMLNCLKPSNLATLIWTSPQFKVLPKKLFIQSAEGSLIFHASTTSFGTYRCEAVESGHKQVVKSYYVRQIGSPHPRSPPPEVDHMSDIKEESDDESIMTEEPMTSVMTPVGDPEDNLTQNKGAESTVTKDKAKTNNEEPTIKNTSHGGGLDSTRDVQYWKEPLNAPTKSYYSELVVVSLLLAACILILMLAGLHVWRQRQKNPKLEGLSSPEDGGKVNKCMETVPALSCAEDAGPELRV from the exons ATGAG GGTTCAGGTCCTGGACAACGGCAACGTGGAAGAGGAATGTGATGAACGGACAGAGGCCAGCGTGAACGAAG AAATCAACGTTAATTTGAACGAAGTGGTGATGCTCAATTGTCTGAAACCTTCCAACCTGGCCACCCTCATCTGGACTTCACCTCAATTCAAAGTCCTGCCAAAGAAACTCTTCATCCAATCGGCTGAGGGCAGTCTGATCTTCCATGCCAGCACGACCAGCTTTGGGACCTACCGCTGTGAAGCAGTGGAAAGCGGGCACAAGCAAGTGGTCAAAAGCTATTATGTCCGACAGATTGGTTCTCCACATCCCAGAAGCCCCCCTCCGGAGGTCGACCATATGTCTGACATCAAAGAAGAGTCTGACGATGAGAGCATAATGACCGAGGAACCGATGACCTCTGTGATGACACCTGTAGGAGACCCAGAGGACAACCTGACACAGAACAAAGGCGCTGAATCCACTGTGACCAAAGACAAGGCCAAAACTAACAATGAAGAGCCTACAATTAAAAACACGTCTCATGGTGGTGGTTTGGACTCTACAAGAGATGTTCAGTACTGGAAGGAACCGCTCAACGCTCCAACAAAGAGCTACTACAGTGAGCtggttgttgtttctctccTGCTGGCAGCCTGCATTTTGATCCTGATGCTTGCCGGGCTCCACGTGTGGCGCCAGAGGCAGAAAAACCCTAAACTGGAAGGTCTCAGCAGTCCAGAGGATGGAGGCAAGGTGAATAAATGTATGGAGACTGTTCCAGCTCTGAGCTGTGCAGAGGATGCTGGACCTGAGCTGAGGGTGTAG